In Carya illinoinensis cultivar Pawnee chromosome 6, C.illinoinensisPawnee_v1, whole genome shotgun sequence, a single genomic region encodes these proteins:
- the LOC122312975 gene encoding protein RICE SALT SENSITIVE 3-like isoform X2: MEEHLSSLAVTHLLQHTLRSLCIHENSQWVYAVFWRILPRNYPPPKWDGQGACDRSRGNRRNWILVWEDGFCNFAASSVAEVNSGDGPGSSIYGNCEFQNYQGLQPELFFKMSHEIYNYGEGLIGKVAADHGHKWIYKEPNDQEITFLKAWHNSAESKPRTWEAQFKTGIKTIALIAVREGVVQLGAIHKVIEDLSYVVSLRKKFSYIESIPGVLLPHPSSFAFPFNVDGYGTPEAWQFQGTALASPTEFYDHQYNQPLKITPSMSSLEALLSKLPSVVPPTTAPQSHEFISSSQKTLEFIEMEKVAKEEIDEEIYRPELEMGESSSSMAANRRQKHFHQNQD, from the exons ATGGAAGAACATCTCAGTTCATTAGCTGTGACTCATCTCCTTCAACACACCCTACGAAGTCTGTGCATTCATGAAAATTCCCAGTGGGTTTATGCAGTCTTCTGGAGAATCCTACCCAGAAATTACCCCCCACCCAA ATGGGATGGTCAAGGAGCTTGTGACAGGTCAAGAGGAAACAGGAGAAACTG GATATTGGTCTGGGAAGATGGTTTCTGCAATTTTGCTGCCTCATCAGTAGCTGAGGTAAATTCGGGGGATGGTCCTGGCTCATCAATTTATGGTAATTGTGAGTTTCAAAACTACCAGGGGCTGCAACCAGAGCTCTTTTTCAAGATGTCTCATGAGATCTACAACTATGGAGAAGG TTTGATAGGAAAAGTGGCTGCAGATCATGGTCATAAGTGGATATACAAAGAACCAAATGACCAAGAAATCACTTTCTTGAAAGCATGGCACAACTCGGCGGAGTCA AAACCTCGAACATGGGAAGCACAGTTCAAGACTGGTATAAAG ACCATAGCACTGATTGCAGTTAGAGAAGGTGTTGTTCAGTTAGGAGCCATTCACAAG GTGATTGAAGACCTGAGCTACGTTGTTTCACTAAGAAAGAAATTCAGCTACATTGAAAGCATCCCAGGCGTGCTTTTACCCCATCCATCCTCCTTTGCATTCCCTTTCAACGTGGATGGATACGGAACCCCAGAAGCATGGCAGTTCCAAGGCACTGCTCTTGCATCCCCAACTGAATTCTATGATCACCAATACAACCAGCCTTTGAAAATAACTCCTTCCATGAGCAGCCTTGAAGCCCTTCTCTCCAAGCTTCCCTCAGTTGTGCCGCCAACCACAGCGCCACAGTCACACGAGTTTATATCATCATCTCAGAAGACATTGGAATTTattgaaatggaaaaagtaGCAAAGGAGGAGATTGATGAAGAGATATATAGGCCTGAACTCGAAATGGGTGAGAGCAGCAGTTCCATGGCCGCCAATCGTCGTCAAAAGCATTTCCATCAGAACCAAGATTAG
- the LOC122312975 gene encoding protein RICE SALT SENSITIVE 3-like isoform X1: protein MEEHLSSLAVTHLLQHTLRSLCIHENSQWVYAVFWRILPRNYPPPKWDGQGACDRSRGNRRNWILVWEDGFCNFAASSVAEVNSGDGPGSSIYGNCEFQNYQGLQPELFFKMSHEIYNYGEGLIGKVAADHGHKWIYKEPNDQEITFLKAWHNSAESVSIIYPDEQCLNMFLISSSLCLNKFIKPRTWEAQFKTGIKTIALIAVREGVVQLGAIHKVIEDLSYVVSLRKKFSYIESIPGVLLPHPSSFAFPFNVDGYGTPEAWQFQGTALASPTEFYDHQYNQPLKITPSMSSLEALLSKLPSVVPPTTAPQSHEFISSSQKTLEFIEMEKVAKEEIDEEIYRPELEMGESSSSMAANRRQKHFHQNQD from the exons ATGGAAGAACATCTCAGTTCATTAGCTGTGACTCATCTCCTTCAACACACCCTACGAAGTCTGTGCATTCATGAAAATTCCCAGTGGGTTTATGCAGTCTTCTGGAGAATCCTACCCAGAAATTACCCCCCACCCAA ATGGGATGGTCAAGGAGCTTGTGACAGGTCAAGAGGAAACAGGAGAAACTG GATATTGGTCTGGGAAGATGGTTTCTGCAATTTTGCTGCCTCATCAGTAGCTGAGGTAAATTCGGGGGATGGTCCTGGCTCATCAATTTATGGTAATTGTGAGTTTCAAAACTACCAGGGGCTGCAACCAGAGCTCTTTTTCAAGATGTCTCATGAGATCTACAACTATGGAGAAGG TTTGATAGGAAAAGTGGCTGCAGATCATGGTCATAAGTGGATATACAAAGAACCAAATGACCAAGAAATCACTTTCTTGAAAGCATGGCACAACTCGGCGGAGTCAGTAAGCATCATTTATCCAGATGAACAGTGCTTAAacatgtttctgatttcttcaAGTTTGTGCTTAAACAAGTTTATA AAACCTCGAACATGGGAAGCACAGTTCAAGACTGGTATAAAG ACCATAGCACTGATTGCAGTTAGAGAAGGTGTTGTTCAGTTAGGAGCCATTCACAAG GTGATTGAAGACCTGAGCTACGTTGTTTCACTAAGAAAGAAATTCAGCTACATTGAAAGCATCCCAGGCGTGCTTTTACCCCATCCATCCTCCTTTGCATTCCCTTTCAACGTGGATGGATACGGAACCCCAGAAGCATGGCAGTTCCAAGGCACTGCTCTTGCATCCCCAACTGAATTCTATGATCACCAATACAACCAGCCTTTGAAAATAACTCCTTCCATGAGCAGCCTTGAAGCCCTTCTCTCCAAGCTTCCCTCAGTTGTGCCGCCAACCACAGCGCCACAGTCACACGAGTTTATATCATCATCTCAGAAGACATTGGAATTTattgaaatggaaaaagtaGCAAAGGAGGAGATTGATGAAGAGATATATAGGCCTGAACTCGAAATGGGTGAGAGCAGCAGTTCCATGGCCGCCAATCGTCGTCAAAAGCATTTCCATCAGAACCAAGATTAG